Proteins found in one Maridesulfovibrio sp. genomic segment:
- a CDS encoding glycosyltransferase family 4 protein, translated as MKKSILFITYDFPPILSPESIQVQRRACALARNGHRVHVLTCCENPDFEFLDHQLCKDHENLTIHRMNRLPGEKWLHYICGGLEITDRKFWWKFPAASTAIKLIKEFQIDALYTHSTPLVNHLAGLAVKETDRNLHWAAHFSDPWTLNPYLSYRTAIQRKINKMYEKTVISRADTITVTSEKTKELFVKGLEADRDKIKVLPHVFDPSLYTRRKTEPQKKIIAHTGNIYGLRSAAPLIEAVNKVQPQNLEFHFYGRMKEDERQLAEQKCPELIKFFDPIPYLDSIKVLSEADILLVIDAPLKDSPFFPSKLADYIGAGKPVVALSPLSSTTTQIVRDIQKELLVADSADVPSIAALIRRLDSINLTELRNEGKDFYNMNNSYENIREALFNE; from the coding sequence ATGAAAAAATCAATCCTCTTCATAACATATGACTTTCCGCCTATTCTTTCCCCTGAATCCATTCAGGTTCAGCGAAGGGCCTGCGCTTTAGCGAGAAATGGGCACCGAGTGCACGTTCTGACCTGCTGTGAGAATCCTGACTTTGAATTTCTGGATCATCAACTCTGCAAGGATCACGAAAACCTGACCATCCACCGTATGAACAGATTGCCCGGTGAAAAATGGCTCCACTATATCTGTGGAGGCCTTGAAATCACCGACCGTAAATTCTGGTGGAAATTCCCAGCCGCCTCTACGGCCATCAAGCTGATCAAAGAATTTCAGATCGATGCGCTCTACACCCACTCCACTCCGCTGGTTAACCACCTGGCGGGGCTGGCAGTCAAGGAAACCGATCGCAATCTGCATTGGGCGGCGCACTTTTCCGATCCCTGGACACTGAACCCATATCTTTCATATCGCACGGCTATCCAGCGCAAGATTAACAAAATGTACGAGAAAACGGTGATTTCACGAGCGGACACCATCACCGTGACATCAGAAAAGACCAAAGAACTTTTCGTCAAAGGGCTTGAAGCTGACCGGGATAAAATTAAAGTCCTGCCCCATGTTTTTGACCCCAGTCTGTATACACGCAGGAAAACCGAACCGCAGAAAAAAATTATTGCCCACACCGGCAACATATACGGCCTGCGCTCGGCAGCACCGCTCATTGAAGCTGTTAACAAAGTACAACCGCAGAATCTCGAATTTCATTTTTACGGACGCATGAAAGAAGACGAACGGCAACTGGCTGAACAAAAATGTCCGGAGCTGATCAAATTCTTCGATCCGATTCCATATCTGGATTCCATAAAAGTCCTTTCGGAAGCGGACATTCTGCTAGTCATTGATGCACCGCTCAAGGATTCTCCGTTTTTCCCTTCCAAGCTCGCCGATTACATCGGTGCCGGCAAACCCGTGGTTGCATTGAGTCCTTTATCCTCTACAACAACCCAGATTGTGCGGGACATCCAGAAAGAACTTCTGGTGGCCGACAGTGCAGATGTTCCGTCCATTGCCGCGCTCATACGCAGGCTCGACTCAATCAACCTTACCGAGCTGCGTAATGAAGGAAAAGATTTCTACAACATG
- a CDS encoding winged helix-turn-helix domain-containing protein, producing MLKELFTSKTRIKLLLKLFLNPDVSSYLRELAAEFDVSPNAMKEELDGLSEAGYLNKKKEGRYIYYNANSSHPFFPEISSIVRKYIGIDQILEYILSTIGKVDSVYILDDYAKGIDSGIIDVLIIGDDTNPDRIGDLCSKAEQAIKRKIRLMVLNTEEFDNTSEIYLRRPNWKVV from the coding sequence ATGCTTAAAGAATTATTCACATCAAAGACACGTATAAAGCTGCTGCTCAAGCTTTTCCTCAATCCCGACGTTTCCTCATACCTTAGGGAGTTGGCTGCAGAATTTGATGTCTCACCCAATGCCATGAAGGAAGAACTGGATGGCTTGAGTGAAGCAGGATATCTGAACAAAAAGAAAGAAGGGCGCTATATATACTACAACGCCAATTCATCCCACCCATTCTTTCCGGAAATCAGCTCAATAGTCCGCAAATATATAGGTATTGACCAGATTCTGGAATATATTTTGTCCACTATCGGTAAAGTCGATTCTGTATATATCCTTGATGATTACGCCAAAGGAATCGACTCAGGTATCATAGATGTCCTTATCATAGGTGACGATACCAATCCTGACCGCATAGGCGATCTCTGCTCCAAAGCCGAGCAAGCTATCAAACGCAAAATCAGGCTTATGGTCCTAAACACAGAAGAATTTGATAACACAAGTGAAATTTATTTAAGACGTCCGAATTGGAAGGTTGTCTAA
- a CDS encoding DegT/DnrJ/EryC1/StrS family aminotransferase has product MGIPFIDLKKQFSRIEDQVRANMDNVLEHGAYIMGPEISALEKNLAEYCGTKHALGCASGTDALTLALMALDIKPGDAVFTTPFTFFATAEAIAVLGATPVYVDIDPVTFNIDPEKLEKTIEAMKGADNGMVLPKVTDLTPKGVISVDLFGQPADYDAIKAIADKHDLFIIEDAAQGFGGEYKGKRACSLGDITCTSFFPAKPLGCYGDGGMCFTDDDQLIARLRSHRVHGQGPDKYDNVRLGINGRLDTLQAAILNAKFEIFPEEVDLRDKVADTYAELLADVEGLTVPTAPEGYRSVWAQYCPLAKDSEHRDRIQAALKEKGVPSPIYYPIPLHLQTAFKDLGYKEGDCPVSEDAAKRIFAIPMHPYLEREQQEMIAEAIRNA; this is encoded by the coding sequence ATGGGTATACCTTTTATTGATCTCAAAAAACAGTTTTCCCGCATTGAAGACCAGGTCCGCGCAAACATGGACAACGTCCTTGAACATGGTGCTTACATCATGGGACCTGAAATTTCAGCTCTTGAAAAGAATCTCGCTGAATATTGCGGCACCAAACACGCACTCGGCTGCGCATCAGGAACCGATGCCCTCACTCTCGCCCTTATGGCGCTGGACATCAAGCCGGGAGATGCTGTCTTCACCACTCCCTTCACCTTTTTTGCAACAGCCGAAGCAATCGCGGTTTTAGGAGCAACTCCGGTTTACGTTGATATTGATCCCGTGACCTTCAACATCGACCCCGAGAAGCTTGAAAAAACCATCGAAGCCATGAAGGGCGCCGACAACGGTATGGTCCTACCCAAGGTTACGGACCTGACCCCCAAGGGAGTCATTTCCGTAGATCTCTTCGGCCAGCCAGCCGACTATGATGCAATCAAAGCCATTGCCGACAAGCATGACCTGTTTATCATTGAAGATGCAGCTCAAGGTTTCGGCGGCGAGTACAAGGGCAAGCGGGCTTGCTCCCTCGGGGATATCACCTGCACCTCTTTCTTCCCGGCAAAACCCCTCGGCTGCTACGGAGACGGCGGTATGTGCTTCACTGACGACGACCAACTGATAGCACGTCTGCGCTCCCACCGTGTACACGGACAGGGACCGGATAAATACGACAACGTCCGCTTGGGCATCAATGGCCGCCTCGATACCTTGCAGGCAGCAATACTGAACGCAAAATTCGAAATCTTTCCTGAAGAAGTAGACCTACGCGACAAAGTGGCTGATACCTACGCGGAACTTCTCGCTGACGTTGAAGGACTGACCGTCCCCACCGCCCCCGAAGGTTACCGTTCGGTATGGGCACAGTACTGCCCGCTGGCCAAAGACAGTGAGCATCGTGACCGCATTCAGGCTGCGCTGAAAGAAAAAGGCGTGCCTTCCCCCATCTATTACCCGATTCCTCTTCACCTGCAGACCGCTTTCAAAGATCTCGGATATAAAGAAGGGGACTGCCCGGTGAGTGAAGACGCAGCAAAACGTATCTTTGCTATCCCCATGCATCCCTACCTTGAAAGGGAACAACAGGAAATGATCGCTGAAGCAATCAGAAACGCATAA
- a CDS encoding glycosyltransferase translates to MGRTLLNIITDPLSHLEEKGEITSRYYNPGEVFDDVHILMTNGDKPNTEALQQMAGNAKLHIHNLPADKVLLLKSLFWRPALLKGWAAKGIELAKEIKPDLIRSYGNYINGFVASEIKRELGIPYVVSLHTHPDENRRDISFGWKNFLYYHFTAAVENITLKNADSVVVVYKSILSYVQKRQTGELQTIYNAVTPDKIARKETYFSEGPLKILSVGRLIPGKNPEHLIEATIKTGAEITVVGDGPLRSELMEKASKVDGTGQANFIKRIANDELCKISPSYDIFAIHCDYDGIPKTVLEASLCGLPIIVNRRDNKNQVPEFEDGWIELVENSVSGYAEALQKMKDQSYREQLGTKTRNYGEKHWMPCQVEERYADLYRQILDSRI, encoded by the coding sequence ATGGGTAGAACTCTCCTTAATATTATCACTGATCCCCTTTCTCACCTCGAAGAAAAAGGGGAAATAACCTCCCGTTACTACAACCCCGGGGAGGTCTTTGATGATGTGCACATCCTAATGACCAACGGAGACAAACCCAACACGGAAGCTCTGCAACAAATGGCCGGAAACGCGAAACTGCACATCCATAACCTTCCGGCCGACAAAGTACTGCTCTTAAAATCCCTCTTCTGGCGGCCTGCCTTGCTCAAAGGGTGGGCTGCCAAAGGGATTGAGCTTGCAAAAGAGATTAAGCCGGACCTTATCCGCAGCTACGGTAACTATATCAACGGATTTGTTGCCTCCGAAATTAAAAGGGAGCTGGGAATTCCTTACGTGGTCTCCTTGCACACCCACCCGGATGAAAACCGCCGGGACATCAGTTTCGGCTGGAAAAATTTCCTTTACTACCACTTCACTGCCGCAGTGGAAAACATCACACTCAAAAATGCTGACTCAGTGGTTGTTGTATATAAATCGATTCTCTCCTACGTCCAAAAAAGACAGACTGGAGAACTACAAACTATATACAATGCGGTAACCCCTGACAAAATAGCAAGAAAAGAAACTTACTTTTCCGAAGGACCGTTAAAGATTCTGTCAGTGGGCAGACTTATTCCCGGAAAAAATCCTGAACACCTTATAGAGGCAACCATAAAAACCGGAGCTGAGATAACGGTGGTCGGTGACGGTCCTCTGCGATCAGAGCTTATGGAAAAAGCCAGCAAAGTAGACGGGACAGGGCAAGCAAATTTCATAAAACGAATAGCCAATGATGAACTCTGCAAAATAAGTCCTTCGTATGATATCTTCGCCATTCACTGTGATTACGACGGGATACCCAAGACCGTACTTGAAGCTTCTTTGTGTGGTTTACCGATCATTGTCAACAGGAGGGACAACAAAAACCAGGTCCCTGAATTTGAGGATGGTTGGATTGAGCTTGTTGAAAACTCTGTATCAGGATATGCGGAAGCCCTGCAAAAAATGAAAGATCAATCCTACAGGGAACAACTGGGAACCAAAACACGAAATTATGGTGAAAAACACTGGATGCCCTGTCAGGTAGAAGAACGTTACGCAGATCTATACAGACAGATCTTGGATAGCCGAATTTAA
- a CDS encoding DegT/DnrJ/EryC1/StrS family aminotransferase, which yields MPANKNNRIYLSPPHMGGNEQEYVRQAFESNFIAPLGPMVNGFEHDFSKLTGFAHCAALSSGTAALHIALRLLGVETGDVVIASSLTFIGSVSPITFLGAEPVFIDCDYKSWNMDPDLLAEAVDHYISQGRKPKAVIPTDLYGQCADYDRILEILEPHGIPMVVDAAESVGATYKGRHAGKGALMAAYSFNGNKIITTSGGGLLASDDEDMISRARWLSQQAKEPKPYYEHEEIGYNYRMSNLVAAVGRGQVEVIPERVKRKREIFDYYEQELGSIAGVSFMPEADYGQCNRWLTVMLIDAEEFGASPDEIRIALENENIESRPVWQPMHKQPIFKNNTVFGGKVSEDLFKRGLCLPSGTAMSAEELDRIIELIKRCGR from the coding sequence GTGCCCGCAAATAAAAATAACCGCATATATCTTTCACCGCCGCACATGGGCGGTAATGAACAGGAATATGTCCGCCAGGCTTTTGAAAGCAACTTTATTGCTCCGCTTGGCCCGATGGTCAACGGCTTTGAACATGATTTTTCCAAGCTTACCGGCTTTGCACACTGCGCGGCCCTTTCCAGCGGAACAGCAGCCCTACACATAGCATTGCGGCTGCTTGGGGTGGAAACCGGTGATGTGGTCATCGCTTCTTCGCTTACTTTCATCGGCAGTGTCAGCCCTATTACATTTCTGGGGGCGGAACCGGTTTTTATCGACTGTGATTATAAATCATGGAACATGGATCCTGATCTTCTGGCTGAAGCCGTGGATCATTATATTTCTCAGGGCCGCAAACCGAAAGCAGTAATCCCCACCGACCTTTACGGCCAATGCGCGGATTACGATCGCATTCTTGAAATACTTGAGCCGCATGGAATTCCTATGGTTGTGGATGCGGCTGAATCCGTTGGCGCGACATATAAAGGCAGGCATGCCGGAAAAGGGGCGCTCATGGCCGCATACTCCTTTAACGGTAACAAAATCATAACCACCTCCGGGGGCGGACTTCTGGCTTCGGATGATGAAGATATGATCAGCCGCGCCCGCTGGCTTTCTCAGCAGGCCAAGGAGCCGAAACCATATTACGAACACGAAGAGATCGGTTACAACTACCGCATGTCCAATCTAGTGGCCGCAGTTGGGCGCGGACAGGTTGAAGTCATTCCCGAGCGAGTAAAACGCAAAAGGGAAATCTTCGATTATTACGAGCAGGAGCTTGGCTCAATTGCGGGTGTATCCTTCATGCCTGAAGCCGATTACGGCCAATGTAACCGCTGGCTTACCGTGATGCTCATTGACGCTGAGGAATTCGGCGCTTCACCTGATGAGATCCGCATTGCGCTTGAAAATGAAAACATCGAATCCCGTCCAGTCTGGCAGCCCATGCACAAGCAGCCGATCTTTAAAAACAATACTGTTTTCGGCGGCAAAGTCAGCGAGGATTTATTTAAACGCGGGCTATGTCTTCCTTCCGGCACGGCCATGTCAGCAGAAGAACTGGATAGAATTATTGAGCTGATTAAAAGGTGCGGAAGATAA
- a CDS encoding sugar transferase, whose amino-acid sequence MTAKRCFDLVFSISALLIFFPVLVAVAVAIHKKMGNGIFFIQRRPGLHGRPFNIIKFKTMSDARDEHGNLLPDSERLSRFGKILRSTSLDELPELINVIFGDMSLVGPRPLLMQYLKRYSPEQARRHDVRPGITGWAQVNGRNAISWEDKFKLDVWYVDNHNLLLDIKILYLTVARVFKREGISQSGQATAKEFMGSKNRDGR is encoded by the coding sequence GTGACAGCCAAAAGATGTTTTGACCTTGTTTTTTCAATCAGCGCGCTGCTGATTTTTTTTCCTGTGCTGGTGGCGGTTGCCGTTGCCATTCATAAAAAGATGGGAAACGGAATATTCTTTATCCAACGCAGGCCGGGACTACACGGCAGACCTTTCAACATCATCAAGTTCAAAACCATGTCCGATGCAAGGGATGAGCACGGCAATCTGCTCCCGGACTCGGAGCGTTTAAGCAGGTTCGGGAAAATTCTGCGTTCAACTTCACTTGATGAATTGCCGGAACTGATCAACGTAATATTTGGGGATATGTCACTTGTTGGTCCACGCCCTTTACTGATGCAGTATCTTAAACGCTACAGTCCGGAGCAAGCCAGACGCCATGATGTACGGCCCGGTATCACCGGCTGGGCGCAGGTGAATGGCCGCAACGCCATCTCATGGGAAGACAAATTCAAGCTTGATGTCTGGTATGTGGATAACCACAACCTGCTGCTGGATATTAAAATTTTATATCTCACCGTGGCCCGCGTATTTAAGCGCGAAGGGATATCCCAATCCGGGCAGGCAACAGCGAAAGAATTCATGGGCAGTAAGAACCGGGACGGCAGATAA
- a CDS encoding polysaccharide deacetylase family protein, producing MIPTPLIRPVKNKYMAYLLRKVVHLTFPEQYFTQFMGKQINPCDEAAYVLTFDFDFEKDIAAFPLLLDMLKKHDIKAGFAVIGKFVEKYPDIHKRAVAEGHEIINHTYTHPDNPHWAPDRFFNKLSYAEQKAEVEQAHEAIEKILGVESIGFRTPHYGNLHTESVYPILAELGYKYSSSTAACGYKGYGAPSLHSHGITEIPTGCSLHFPLAIFDSWNMLRKSNPFLGDDLLFIEEFEATIKVIREHDLFLTHYFDPYDIVENNKLEKILQSLTEHQIMTILYKDLV from the coding sequence ATGATCCCAACCCCGCTCATACGCCCCGTAAAAAATAAATACATGGCATATCTGCTCCGAAAAGTTGTCCATTTAACTTTCCCGGAACAATATTTTACACAATTCATGGGCAAGCAGATAAATCCCTGCGATGAAGCAGCATATGTACTGACCTTTGACTTTGATTTTGAAAAGGACATTGCCGCCTTTCCACTTTTACTGGATATGCTCAAAAAGCACGATATAAAGGCTGGTTTTGCGGTCATCGGTAAATTTGTTGAAAAATATCCGGATATTCATAAACGTGCTGTGGCCGAAGGTCATGAAATCATTAACCATACCTACACTCATCCTGATAATCCCCATTGGGCCCCGGACCGCTTTTTCAACAAACTTTCTTATGCCGAGCAAAAAGCGGAAGTTGAGCAGGCGCATGAAGCGATAGAAAAAATTCTTGGCGTAGAGAGCATCGGCTTTAGAACTCCTCATTATGGTAACCTGCATACAGAAAGTGTATATCCAATACTCGCCGAGCTGGGCTATAAATACAGCAGTTCAACCGCTGCCTGCGGGTACAAAGGGTACGGCGCACCTTCGCTCCATTCACACGGAATAACAGAGATTCCCACTGGGTGCAGCCTGCATTTCCCCTTAGCTATCTTCGACTCATGGAATATGCTCCGAAAAAGCAATCCATTTCTTGGAGATGACCTTCTTTTTATTGAAGAATTTGAAGCGACCATCAAAGTTATTAGGGAACATGACCTGTTTCTTACTCACTACTTTGACCCTTACGACATTGTGGAAAACAACAAGCTTGAAAAAATACTGCAATCACTGACAGAACACCAGATCATGACAATACTTTATAAAGATTTGGTTTAA
- a CDS encoding acetyltransferase, protein MKKIIIMGAGGHGQVVADALIQMDGATPVAFVDENRKLHGKKVMGIPLPGGNSAISTIEHDGIVLALGNNELRKRIFTELSDAGHSFFTVIHPSAIIAPNVIVGDGCMILAGAVINTGTVINDNTIVNTNCTVEHHNVIGPHVHIAPGATLGGEVTVEEEAMIGIGATVLPRITIHNRAVLGGGATAINDIPAGITAAGVPARVKDR, encoded by the coding sequence ATGAAGAAAATCATTATCATGGGCGCAGGAGGGCATGGGCAGGTAGTGGCCGACGCATTGATACAGATGGATGGTGCCACCCCCGTAGCCTTCGTAGATGAAAACCGGAAACTTCACGGCAAGAAAGTCATGGGCATCCCTCTTCCCGGCGGCAATTCCGCAATCAGTACGATTGAACATGACGGAATCGTACTCGCTCTAGGCAATAACGAATTGCGCAAACGAATTTTCACAGAATTGAGTGACGCCGGACATTCCTTTTTCACAGTTATTCATCCTTCTGCAATCATCGCACCCAATGTGATCGTGGGCGACGGGTGCATGATACTGGCGGGCGCTGTCATCAATACCGGCACAGTGATCAATGACAACACTATCGTTAACACCAACTGTACGGTAGAACACCACAATGTAATCGGACCTCACGTCCACATTGCGCCGGGAGCCACTCTCGGTGGAGAAGTCACAGTTGAGGAAGAGGCTATGATTGGTATCGGAGCCACTGTGTTGCCGCGAATCACCATTCACAACCGGGCGGTACTCGGAGGCGGCGCAACGGCAATCAATGACATCCCGGCAGGAATAACCGCAGCGGGAGTTCCTGCCAGAGTGAAAGACCGCTAA
- a CDS encoding nucleoside-diphosphate sugar epimerase/dehydratase, protein MIHNLRNANFYLMVLLDLIIFVGAFYGAYLFRFDFNLPEYAQTQCFEIIKYTVTIKFSVFLGLGLYRGMWRYTSLRDLWHILEATFLQSIILVTLVLYKFGFGGFSRGVFIIDWMLTVFMCGGMRVIIRSFYAYKDGNNIHFSPEKCPIDGNNALIIGAGRAGEKVVREIISSGQLTYRPIGFLDNDKHKKGRTIHGVPVLGPLSDLQELVENKCVNEILIAVAEASGAQMREIIDACKDTGLPYKILPGMDEIINGKVGIKALRDVSYQDLLGRAPVQLDSTSISEYLSGKTVLVTGCGGSIGSELVRQVVRFNPAKLILVDSSEANLYGIQMELHHEIKFFDYVTVLGSVQDEQLMDETFGKYKPQTVFHAAAYKHVPMMERNPWQAVHNNICGTKNVMTAANKHGVARFVIVSTDKAVRPTNIMGASKRVTELLMRLFHDSKTTFMAVRFGNVVGSSGSVVPLFRRQIEKGGPVTVTHKDVTRYFMSISEAAQLILQAGVMAEGGEIFILEMGEPIKIADMAHDLIRLSGKEPGKDIEIIFTGLREGEKLYEELITEGEGIVRTEHDKIMVLKGFENDHAAYCAKFKKQLAEMKAAADLFHAEKVRTTLHTVVPEFDEEG, encoded by the coding sequence ATGATCCATAACCTGCGTAACGCAAATTTTTACCTCATGGTCCTGCTGGACCTGATTATATTTGTAGGTGCTTTTTACGGTGCCTACCTGTTCCGGTTTGATTTCAATCTGCCGGAATACGCTCAAACACAGTGCTTTGAAATTATCAAGTACACGGTAACTATTAAGTTTTCGGTTTTTCTGGGACTTGGCCTTTACCGGGGCATGTGGCGTTACACCAGCCTGCGTGACCTTTGGCACATCCTTGAAGCAACTTTTTTGCAATCCATTATTCTGGTCACCCTCGTGCTGTACAAGTTCGGCTTCGGCGGCTTTTCCCGAGGGGTATTTATTATCGATTGGATGCTGACTGTTTTCATGTGCGGTGGAATGAGGGTCATAATCCGCTCATTCTATGCATACAAAGACGGAAATAATATCCATTTTTCACCGGAAAAATGTCCCATTGACGGCAACAATGCCCTGATTATCGGAGCTGGACGTGCAGGCGAAAAGGTTGTGCGTGAAATCATCAGCAGCGGGCAGCTGACTTACCGGCCCATCGGCTTTCTGGATAACGACAAGCACAAGAAAGGCCGCACTATCCACGGCGTACCAGTGCTGGGTCCTCTTTCAGATCTTCAGGAACTGGTGGAAAATAAATGTGTCAATGAAATCCTCATTGCCGTGGCCGAGGCTTCCGGTGCACAGATGCGTGAAATAATCGATGCCTGCAAAGATACCGGACTGCCTTATAAAATTCTGCCCGGAATGGATGAAATCATAAACGGTAAAGTCGGCATTAAGGCATTGCGAGATGTAAGCTATCAGGATTTGCTGGGCCGGGCCCCGGTACAATTGGACAGCACTTCCATCAGCGAATACCTTTCCGGCAAAACCGTGCTCGTAACCGGATGCGGAGGTTCAATTGGATCTGAACTGGTTCGGCAGGTGGTGCGCTTCAATCCGGCGAAACTCATTCTGGTCGATTCCAGCGAAGCCAATCTTTACGGCATCCAGATGGAGCTGCATCACGAAATTAAATTTTTTGATTATGTCACTGTACTGGGATCTGTGCAGGACGAACAGCTAATGGATGAAACCTTTGGCAAATACAAGCCCCAAACAGTGTTTCACGCGGCCGCTTATAAACACGTCCCCATGATGGAACGCAATCCGTGGCAGGCTGTGCATAACAACATCTGCGGCACCAAAAACGTCATGACTGCTGCGAACAAGCACGGTGTAGCCCGCTTTGTAATCGTCTCTACAGACAAGGCCGTGCGCCCAACCAACATAATGGGTGCCTCCAAACGGGTAACTGAATTACTCATGCGTCTGTTTCACGATTCCAAAACAACTTTCATGGCTGTTCGCTTCGGCAACGTAGTCGGTTCCTCCGGTTCGGTGGTCCCTCTTTTCCGCCGACAGATCGAGAAAGGCGGGCCTGTCACCGTAACCCACAAAGATGTTACCCGCTATTTCATGTCCATCTCCGAAGCGGCCCAGCTAATCCTGCAGGCTGGAGTTATGGCCGAGGGCGGCGAAATTTTCATCCTTGAAATGGGTGAACCGATCAAAATAGCCGACATGGCCCACGACCTGATCAGACTCTCCGGCAAGGAACCCGGCAAGGATATCGAAATTATTTTCACTGGCCTGCGTGAAGGTGAAAAACTATACGAAGAGTTGATCACTGAAGGCGAAGGCATTGTACGCACCGAGCATGATAAAATCATGGTTCTAAAGGGCTTTGAAAACGACCACGCGGCTTATTGCGCAAAATTCAAGAAACAGCTTGCCGAGATGAAAGCTGCGGCTGACCTATTCCATGCGGAAAAAGTAAGGACCACGCTGCATACCGTGGTCCCTGAGTTTGATGAAGAAGGGTAG
- a CDS encoding Gfo/Idh/MocA family oxidoreductase → MSELKVAVVGSGYWGKNLVRNYDRTGALKMICDTNEETLANFKEQYPEVETVLSYADVLSNDEIDGIIIATPAETHFGLAKEALLAGKHVYVEKPLVLDEKEAEELIKIAKDKKLILMVGHLLQYHPIFVKLREIVESGELGRINYIYSNRLNLGKIRREENILWSFAPHDISMILSLTGEEPEKVIATGGNYLHQHIADVTTTHLEFPSGTKAHIFVSWLHPFKEQKLVVVGDKKMAVFDDTLPWEEKLLLYPHKVEWKNNVPVPNKADAERVEIPQDEPLFLECKHFLDCIDSGIFPRTDAEEGLRVLKVLNAAQKSMNTKGCEVLLNSAVEENLAQVHETAAVDDGASIGAGTKIWHFSHVMKNTSIGENCNLGQNVVAGPDVTIGNGCKIQNNVSVYKGVTLEDDVFCGPSMVFTNVFNPRAHVNRMNEVRETLIKKGATLGANSTIVCGNTVGRYALIGAGAVVTKDVPDYALMVGTPAKRIGWVCECGEILPQSLECASCNKKYEETGENSLTPCE, encoded by the coding sequence ATGAGCGAACTTAAAGTTGCTGTAGTCGGTTCCGGTTATTGGGGCAAAAACCTTGTCCGTAACTATGACCGCACCGGTGCGCTGAAAATGATCTGCGATACCAACGAGGAAACACTGGCAAACTTCAAAGAACAGTATCCTGAAGTTGAAACAGTGCTTTCCTATGCGGATGTTCTTTCCAACGACGAGATTGATGGAATAATAATCGCCACCCCTGCTGAAACCCATTTTGGACTTGCCAAGGAAGCACTGCTTGCCGGAAAACACGTATATGTTGAAAAACCGCTGGTACTGGATGAGAAGGAAGCTGAAGAGCTGATTAAGATTGCTAAGGATAAAAAACTTATCCTCATGGTCGGACATTTGCTGCAATACCACCCTATCTTCGTTAAATTACGCGAAATAGTGGAATCAGGTGAGCTTGGACGTATAAACTACATCTATTCCAACAGACTGAACCTCGGCAAAATCCGCCGTGAGGAAAACATCCTTTGGTCGTTTGCACCGCATGATATTTCCATGATCCTCTCCCTTACCGGGGAAGAACCGGAAAAGGTAATCGCCACCGGCGGGAATTACCTGCACCAGCATATTGCGGATGTAACCACCACTCACCTTGAGTTCCCCAGCGGAACCAAAGCCCATATATTTGTTTCATGGCTGCATCCCTTCAAAGAACAGAAGCTGGTTGTAGTCGGTGACAAAAAAATGGCCGTATTCGACGACACCCTGCCCTGGGAAGAAAAACTCCTTCTCTATCCGCATAAGGTTGAATGGAAAAACAATGTTCCTGTACCCAATAAAGCAGACGCTGAACGGGTTGAAATCCCGCAGGACGAGCCTCTTTTTCTTGAATGCAAACACTTCCTTGACTGCATTGATTCAGGAATTTTTCCCAGAACCGACGCAGAAGAAGGGTTGAGGGTTCTCAAAGTTCTCAACGCAGCCCAGAAGTCCATGAACACAAAAGGCTGCGAAGTTCTGCTCAACTCAGCTGTTGAAGAGAATTTAGCTCAGGTACACGAGACAGCAGCAGTAGACGATGGAGCCTCTATAGGTGCGGGAACCAAAATCTGGCACTTTTCCCACGTGATGAAGAACACCAGCATTGGTGAGAACTGCAACCTAGGTCAGAATGTTGTGGCCGGACCTGACGTAACTATCGGTAATGGCTGCAAAATACAGAACAATGTTTCAGTTTACAAGGGTGTTACCCTTGAAGATGACGTCTTCTGCGGACCTTCCATGGTCTTCACCAACGTGTTCAATCCCCGTGCCCATGTAAATCGCATGAACGAAGTGCGTGAAACCCTGATTAAAAAAGGGGCTACCCTCGGAGCAAACAGCACAATCGTTTGCGGCAACACAGTTGGCAGATACGCCCTTATCGGTGCTGGCGCAGTCGTAACCAAGGATGTTCCCGATTACGCCCTCATGGTTGGCACACCCGCAAAAAGGATTGGCTGGGTCTGCGAATGCGGCGAGATTCTGCCTCAATCCCTTGAGTGTGCAAGCTGTAACAAAAAATATGAAGAGACAGGCGAAAACAGCCTGACCCCCTGCGAATAA